The Peromyscus maniculatus bairdii isolate BWxNUB_F1_BW_parent chromosome 6, HU_Pman_BW_mat_3.1, whole genome shotgun sequence genomic interval AGCTTGAGACTGCCTGTCTTGAAGATGTTTCTGTGTGAAAAGAGCCTTATTTGTTTCATTGGAACAAAATATGTTCTTCTGGCAATAAGGCCTAAAACAAAGGTGACTTCCCAAGGCTACTACCACATATTGCTGACAGCACTGGGTAATGCCATGATGTCCTAAAACTGGAGTTGGggaatatgcacatgcatgtagagagGAGTGGCTCTGATGTTCCATGTCTCCATCAGTCTTCTCTGTGTGGATCACCCCTGAACACtctcatgtgtggtgatattgtgttccccaaaatattgtgtaccctaataaatttatctggggtcagagaacagacagccactaaatacaaaggctagaaaatggtggcactcacacctttaatcctagcattccagagatagaaatccctctggatctctgtgagttcaaagccacattggaaatagccaagcatggtgacacacacctttaatcccagaaagccagcctttaatcctagggagtgatggtagaaagcagaaagatatataaggcgtgaggaccagaaactagaagcatttggcctggttaatcatttggctggttaagcattcaggcttttaagcagcagttcagctgagagccattgggatgaggacacagaagcttccagtctgaggaaacaggaccagctgaggaattggcaaggtgagatagctgtggcttgttctgtctctctgatctaccagcattgaccccaataactggcctcaggtttgattttattaataagaactttgaagattcctgctacactcatgTAATGTCTTTCAGATCCTGAGACCTCAGCACGATGTCTTACCAACAACAACAGTGCAAGCAGCCCTGCCAGCCTCCTCCTGTGTGCCTACCCCCTAAGTGCCCAGAGCCTTTTCCTCCCCCAAAATGCCCAGAGCCTTGTCCTCCTCCACAGTGCTCTGAGCTTTGTTCTCCAAAGCGCCCTGAGCCATGCCTCCCTCAGCCATGCCAGCAGAAATGTCCTCCTGTGCAACACCTTCCACCCTGCCAGCAAAAGTGCCCACCCAAGAGCAAGTGACTGCTTCCACTGTCACCATGaccaggagaagagaagggaatcCATCTCAACTACTTTCATAGCAACAACTCTATCTTCCATTCAAAGTCCATCATGGATGCAAAAGAATCTTATCTACCCTTCACCCTCTTTGTGCCTGTTAATAACTCTAAAATGGAGGACATTTCCATCAGGCTGTTTTCCTGTTGTTCAAGGGGCTGCTGAGAATGGTCCTTCCTCCGTGGTTCAGTATCTCAGTGTTCAGAGAGAAGACAGTAGATGTACCTTCAGTGCTCTCAGAGTATGATTTCCAAATCTCTCTGTCACTTTAGTAGGATAATTGTCACTGTTGTTTCATTTCCTAAATAAATTACTATCTCAGCGATGGTATTCATGTGTTCTTGCTTCTGAAACATGTCAACCTGTAGCATTTGTGTTTTGACTGAATTTTGCATCATAACAATGATTACTTAGTGTTTGATTGCTTGAGGATCATATTATTCATAACTTCTACATAACTACAATCTCCTTTTAGCAATGCTAACCAAAGGAGATAATGTATTCTTCAGTTATGCATGTACTTATTGGATCATATTTTTTACCTACACCCCacatattttattctctcttgtCCCTTTACCCTGTCCTAATAGTTGCATATGTACATTAACACATCCTTATtaatttattctgattttatatttaaaacaacatACCTATCTTGTCCTTTAGAATGTTCTTATCTTTCTTAACAAGATGATACACAGTTATATCAGTTGTATAAATAGGACATTATATCATTGTTCTTTATGACTAAATATTACtctggtatgtatatgtgtcatat includes:
- the LOC102912220 gene encoding uncharacterized protein LOC102912220, translating into MSYQQQQCKQPCQPPPVCLPPKCPEPFPPPKCPEPCPPPQCSELCSPKRPEPCLPQPCQQKCPPVQHLPPCQQKCPPKSK